Proteins encoded by one window of Nasonia vitripennis strain AsymCx chromosome 5, Nvit_psr_1.1, whole genome shotgun sequence:
- the LOC100679284 gene encoding uncharacterized protein LOC100679284 isoform X1, with product MQILRASILLMALLSERVSRTTTTTAFPGDSAKLRHLSGKLNPAECPRPRGCSPVTGVNCLRRLAHWRDKLPATYRNPRDNAKSATLRRTKREAKLPAHFLLRLHEPAAAVANRRDSRSSARRKARRHPKSRRRRKRISPTISNSDPPGDSRRGSPQVVLIVLCSLAAITASALLLFYLRRRSRQSSQQQQPLLDSFFCPPENEKSRDNLGEIDRCTCCSSSRGDQSAAATSAKSAVAPRRKTRKKRKRNKTDVSRHYIENEELRSRIACILRDQCNLRCDCCKCDNVQQLDRGQPKRGRFKFFRKSKDKKTCNDARCDENKISCLVDLCGNQPRDNDDDSKAIRGKPGLRIKE from the exons ATGCAAATTTTACGCGCTTCCATCCTCCTCATGGCGTTACTATCAGAG AGAGTATCtcggacgacgacgacgacggcgttTCCCGGCGACTCGGCAAAGTTGAGGCACCTGTCGGGAAAATTGAATCCCGCCGAGTGCCCGAGGCCGCGCGGCTGTTCCCCGGTGACGGGGGTAAACTGCCTCCGGCGACTCGCCCACTGGCGCGACAAATTGCCAG CGACCTACCGAAATCCCCGGGACAATGCGAAAAGCGCCACATTACGGCGGACAAAGCGAGAGGCCAAGTTACCAGCGCACTTTCTTCTCCGGCTTCACGAGCCGGCTGCCGCCGTTGCTAATCGCCGAGACTCGAGGAGCAGCGCTAGGCGGAAAGCTCGCCGTCACCCCAAGAGCCGACGTCGGAGAAAGAG AATCTCACCGACGATAAGCAATAGCGATCCTCCAGGAGACAGTCGTCGCGGCTCACCACAGGTGGTCCTCATCGTCCTATGCAGCCTCGCGGCGATCACCGCCTCGGCCCTACTTCTGTTCTACCTCCGCAGGCGGTCTCGACAGTCTtctcaacagcagcagccgcttCTCGATAGCTTCTTCTG CCCGCCGGAGAACGAAAAGAGCCGGGACAATCTCGGGGAGATCGATCGGTGCACCTGCTGCTCGTCCAGTCGCGGGGATCAGTCCGCTGCAGCCACTTCCGCGAAGTCCGCAGTAGCGCCGAGGAGGAAGACGAGGAAAAAACGCAAGAGAAACAAGACCGACGTCTCGAGACACTACATCGAGAACGAAGAGCTGAGGAGCAGGATAGCTTGTATTCTGAGAGATCAGTGCAACTTGAGGTGCGACTGCTGCAAGTGCGATAATGTCCAGCAGCTCGATCGAG GCCAGCCGAAGCGCGGCAGATTCAAATTCTTCCGCAAGAGTAAGGATAAGAAGACTTGCAACGACGCGCGATGCGACGAAAACAAGATAAGCTGCCTCGTGGATCTGTGCGGTAATCAGCCGCGTGATAACGACGACGACTCAAAAGCCATCAGAGGCAAGCCTGGATTGCGGATCAAAGAGTGA
- the LOC100679284 gene encoding uncharacterized protein LOC100679284 isoform X3 — MQILRASILLMALLSERVSRTTTTTAFPGDSAKLRHLSGKLNPAECPRPRGCSPVTGVNCLRRLAHWRDKLPATYRNPRDNAKSATLRRTKREAKLPAHFLLRLHEPAAAVANRRDSRSSARRKARRHPKSRRRRKRISPTISNSDPPGDSRRGSPQVVLIVLCSLAAITASALLLFYLRRRSRQSSQQQQPLLDSFFCPPENEKSRDNLGEIDRCTCCSSSRGDQSAAATSAKSAVAPRRKTRKKRKRNKTDVSRHYIENEELRSRIACILRDQCNLRPAEARQIQILPQE, encoded by the exons ATGCAAATTTTACGCGCTTCCATCCTCCTCATGGCGTTACTATCAGAG AGAGTATCtcggacgacgacgacgacggcgttTCCCGGCGACTCGGCAAAGTTGAGGCACCTGTCGGGAAAATTGAATCCCGCCGAGTGCCCGAGGCCGCGCGGCTGTTCCCCGGTGACGGGGGTAAACTGCCTCCGGCGACTCGCCCACTGGCGCGACAAATTGCCAG CGACCTACCGAAATCCCCGGGACAATGCGAAAAGCGCCACATTACGGCGGACAAAGCGAGAGGCCAAGTTACCAGCGCACTTTCTTCTCCGGCTTCACGAGCCGGCTGCCGCCGTTGCTAATCGCCGAGACTCGAGGAGCAGCGCTAGGCGGAAAGCTCGCCGTCACCCCAAGAGCCGACGTCGGAGAAAGAG AATCTCACCGACGATAAGCAATAGCGATCCTCCAGGAGACAGTCGTCGCGGCTCACCACAGGTGGTCCTCATCGTCCTATGCAGCCTCGCGGCGATCACCGCCTCGGCCCTACTTCTGTTCTACCTCCGCAGGCGGTCTCGACAGTCTtctcaacagcagcagccgcttCTCGATAGCTTCTTCTG CCCGCCGGAGAACGAAAAGAGCCGGGACAATCTCGGGGAGATCGATCGGTGCACCTGCTGCTCGTCCAGTCGCGGGGATCAGTCCGCTGCAGCCACTTCCGCGAAGTCCGCAGTAGCGCCGAGGAGGAAGACGAGGAAAAAACGCAAGAGAAACAAGACCGACGTCTCGAGACACTACATCGAGAACGAAGAGCTGAGGAGCAGGATAGCTTGTATTCTGAGAGATCAGTGCAACTTGAG GCCAGCCGAAGCGCGGCAGATTCAAATTCTTCCGCAAGAGTAA
- the LOC103317855 gene encoding uncharacterized protein LOC103317855 — MLMPSDAAAAPALGNFYFGPVGLRPVFEPAYLAEASSQLKSRSKPNSKLDLTLDVKPRSRHVPVKGKNVEVIDVDSNSNDHRLVQDDSKLRDDDDDDADSESEPTTAEPKKDGKKHHADKKNKKPNRLDSALEHLCPKLRVSIVLAILGTIVLVACCCALFLRNRIVKCLKKCCPRRKKKDSNKDLFDVEDGGYPYQSSRKSSFKKSSKKKKGNPRMIDTGTQDSRTSVAKPQEEAAETVGCSPCCRKKKKKKSDKKRRK, encoded by the exons ATGCTGATGCCGAGCGACGCAGCGGCAGCGCCGGCGCTGGGCAACTTTTATTTCGGTCCCGTTGGACTGCGCCCGGTCTTTGAACCCGCTTACTTGGCCGAGGCTTCTTCTCAGCTGAAATCAAGATCGAAGCCCAACTCGAAATTGGATCTGACGCTGGACGTGAAGCCAAGATCGAGGCACGTACCCGTCAAAGGCAAGAACGTCGAAGTGATCGATGTCGATAGTAATAGTAACGATCACAGGCTTGTCCAGGACGATTCAAA GCTTcgcgatgacgacgacgacgacgctgatTCGGAATCCGAGCCCACGACCGCAGAGCCGAAAAAGGACGGGAAAAAGCACCACGCGGACAAGAAGAACAAGAAGCCCAACAGATTGGACTCTGCGCTCG AGCACCTGTGCCCGAAATTGCGAGTCTCGATAGTCCTAGCGATACTCGGCACGATAGTGCTGGTGGCCTGCTGCTGCGCCTTGTTTTTGCGCAACCGCATCGTCAAGTGTTTGAAGAAATGTTGCCCGAGGCGCAAAAAGAAGGACTCGAA CAAAGACCTGTTCGACGTCGAGGATGGCGGTTACCCGTATCAATCGTCGCGCAAGTCGTCCTTCAAAAAGTCGAGCAAGAAGAAAAAGGGGAATCCCCGGATGATCGACACGGGCACGCAGGACAGCCGCACGTCCGTGGCGAAGCCGCAAGAGGAAGCGGCCGAAACTGTCGGTTGTTCACCTTGCTGccggaagaaaaagaagaagaagagcgacAAGAAACGCCGGAAATAg
- the LOC103317854 gene encoding uncharacterized protein LOC103317854, which translates to MQYTRGKMIHSPLTLLLVALTSICERGRNMVRATIDVNLAELEYLSARLDPHECRRLVAALHYDSYELPESLAGAEHEVSDDIPCLRHLLHWNGTPGEGRGKTHELIERRLRQLGHQKLADWLGRTTFRELGKDLTKLIDEPLPGAEEQQQTSTSLAVLHDEVTDGDATATTAVIDDDSDNESFWSSIELIVQALFAGLTFALVVILGALVIDRFARCSGDSGNN; encoded by the exons ATGCAGTACACACGCGGAAAAATGATTCATTCCCCGCTGACGCTGCTGCTAGTCGCGTTGACGTCGATCTGCGAAAGAGGAAGAAATATGGTCCGCGCGACAATAGACGTTAACCTCGCTGAATTAGAATACTTGTCAGCTCGTCTCGACCCGCACGAGTGTCGTCGGCTCGTCGCTGCGCTCCATTACGACAGTTATGAATTGCCCGAAAGTTTAGCCGGAGCCG AGCACGAGGTGAGCGATGACATCCCGTGTCTGCGGCATCTGTTGCACTGGAACGGTACGCCGGGCGAGGGCCGAGGCAAGACGCACGAGCTGATCGAGCGTCGACTCCGTCAGCTGGGACACCAAAAGCTCGCCGACTGGCTGGGTCGCACGACCTTCCGCGAGCTCGGCAAGGACCTCACCAAACTCATCGACGAGCCGCTGCCTGGAGCCGAGGAACAGCAGCAAACGAGCACGAGCTTGGCGGTGCT GCACGACGAGGTGACGGACGGCGATGCCACAGCTACCACAGCCGTGATCGATGATGACTCCGACAACGAGAGCTTCTGGTCGTCGATTGAGCTGATTGTGCAGGCACTTTTCGCCGGACTGACGTTCGCGCTGGTCGTGATCCTCGGCGCGCTTGTCATCGATAGATTCGCTCGGTGCAGCGGCGACTCTGGGAACAACTGA